A window of Vigna unguiculata cultivar IT97K-499-35 chromosome 4, ASM411807v1, whole genome shotgun sequence contains these coding sequences:
- the LOC114181257 gene encoding uncharacterized protein LOC114181257, whose translation MATGPERSKPLHNFSLPCLKWGTQRLLRCVNADLDRRSSRFDAPQNGVVRVPNKRKMNDGDAVFLGGLREEASGVDNHAMMPWNLRTRRAACKAPQNEEERRFFDMGCSMPPVKEKKKMVVTGNERVKFSVSLSKEEVEQDFWALVGTRPPRRPKKRPRIVQRQLNTLFPGLWLAEVSAESYKVADVPE comes from the exons ATGGCGACGGGACCCGAAAGATCGAAGCCACTGCACAACTTCTCGTTGCCCTGTTTGAAATGGGGCACCCAACGGTTACTTCGCTGCGTCAACGCCGACCTCGATCGCCGATCCTCGAGATTCGACGCGCCGCAGAACGGCGTCGTTCGAGTCCCCAACAAGCGCAAAATGAACGACGGCGACGCCGTTTTCTTGGGAGGACTCAGAGAAGAAGCTAGTGGCGTCGACAACCATGCCATGATGCCTTGGAATTTGAGGACGAGAAGAGCTGCGTGCAAGGCTCCGCAGAACGAAGAGGAGCGAAGGTTTTTCGACATGGGGTGTTCTATGCCGCcggtgaaggagaagaagaagatggtggtgaCGGGGAATGAGAGAGTTAAGTTTTCTGTTTCCCTCTCCAAGGAGGAGGTGGAGCAGGATTTCTGGGCCTTGGTTGGAACTAGGCCCCCCAGAAGGCCCAAGAAGAGGCCCAGGATTGTGCAGAGGCAATTGAAT ACACTTTTTCCTGGTTTATGGCTGGCTGAGGTCAGTGCAGAGTCATATAAAGTTGCTGATGTTCCTGAATGA
- the LOC114181810 gene encoding zinc finger protein BRUTUS-like: protein MATPLTGLQHMDGGGGGVAVLPNPVSKVDSSANGGGGFGLSLSESPILIFSFFHKAIRNELDALHRLAMAFATGNCSDIQPLFQRYRFLRSMYRHHSNAEDEVIFPALDIRVKNVAQTYSLEHQGESEIFEHLFELLNSSVHNVESFPKELASCTGALQTSVSQHMAKEEEQVFPLLLEKFSLEEQASLVWQFLCSIPVNMMTEFLPWLSTSISPDGSQDLRKCLSKIVPEEKLLQKVIFTWMEGRSRGNTVENRVDHSQVRCSRNPLSHQNGKIKCACESTTTGKRKYSTCITDVSDTITTHPIDEILFWHNAIKKELNEIAVQTRKIQLSGDFTNLSAFNERLQFIAEVCIFHSIAEDKVIFPAVDGKFSFRKEHAEEESQFNDFRSLIESIQSEGATSSSETEFYSTLCSHADHILETIQRHFHNEEVQVLPLARKHFSFKRQRELLYQSLCMMPLKLIERVLPWLTSSLTEDEAQMFLKNMQLAAPTIDSALVTLFCGWACKARKDGLCLSSSVSGCCPAQRITDIEENIVQSSCPASAYSGRDCSVFAESDGTQQRSVEQNILEVHNEDVSEVSESESIHKRCCSSRSCCVPALGVSRNNLGLGSLTTTKSLRSLSFTASAPSINSSLFVWETDNSSCDVGSTERPIDTIFKFHKAIRKDLEYLDIESGKLCDGDETIIRQFSGRFRLLWGLYRAHSNAEDDIVFPALESKETLHNVSHSYTLDHKQEEKLFEDISCVLSELSVLHEVLQRTHMSADLSENSFGIPDANDRDNVKKYNELATKLQGMCKSIRVTLDQHIFREELELWPLFGKHFTVEEQDKIVGRIIGTTGAEVLQSMLPWVTSALTEDEQSKMMDTWKQATKNTMFNEWLNECLKESPVSTTQAEASERSTSQRGGDYQESLNLNDQMFKPGWKDIFRMNQNELESEIRKVYRDSTLDPRRKAYLVQNLMTSRWIAAQQKLPKAPSGESSSKQIEGCSPSFRDPEKHIFGCEHYKRNCKLRAACCGKLFTCRFCHDNASDHSMDRKATMEMMCMQCLTIQPVGSVCMSPQCNGLTMAKYYCNICKFFDDERNVYHCPFCNICRVGQGLGIDYFHCMKCNCCLGIKSASHKCLEKGLEMNCPICCDDLFTSSATVRALPCGHYMHSSCFQAYTCSHYTCPICSKSLGDMAVYFGMLDALLAAEELPEEYRDRYQDILCHDCDQKGTSRFHWLYHKCGSCGSYNTRVIKSEATNSSCH, encoded by the exons ATGGCGACGCCGCTGACGGGGCTGCAGCATATGgacggcggcggcggcggagTGGCGGTGCTACCGAATCCGGTGAGTAAGGTGGATTCCTCCGCCAATGGCGGCGGCGGTTTCGGCCTGTCGCTGTCGGAATCGCCAATTCTGATATTCTCGTTCTTCCACAAGGCGATTCGGAACGAGCTCGACGCGCTGCACCGGTTAGCGATGGCGTTCGCCACCGGAAATTGCTCAGACATCCAGCCCCTCTTCCAACGCTATCGTTTCCTCAGATCGATGTACAGACACCACTCCAATGCTGAAGATGAG GTGATTTTCCCAGCTCTAGATATACGGGTAAAGAATGTAGCACAGACATATTCACTCGAACACCAGGGTGAAAGTGAAATTTTTGAACATCTATTTGAGCTGTTAAACTCTTCCGTCCATAATGTTGAAAGTTTTCCAAAGGAATTAGCATCCTGCACAGGAGCTCTGCAGACATCAGTTAGTCAACACATGGCTAAGGAAGAGGAGCAG GTATTTCCACTGCTTCTTGAGAAGTTCTCCCTTGAGGAACAGGCATCTTTAGTTTGGCAGTTTCTCTGTAGTATTCCTGTGAATATGATGACTGAATTTCTTCCGTGGCTCTCAACATCTATATCACCCGATGGATCTCAGGATTTGCGGAAGTGCTTAAGCAAGATAGTTCCAGAGGAAAAACTTCTTCAAAAG GTTATTTTCACCTGGATGGAAGGGAGAAGTCGTGGTAACACAGTTGAAAATCGTGTAGATCATTCTCAGGTGCGATGTAGTCGTAATCCTCTTAGCCATCagaatggaaaaataaaatgtgcATGTGAGTCCACAACAACTGGGAAAAGGAAATATTCTACATGTATCACAGATGTTTCTGATACCATCACAACACATCCTATAGATGAAATATTGTTCTGGCATAATGCgataaaaaaagagttaaatgaGATAGCAGTACAGACCAGAAAGATACAACTCTCTGGAGATTTTACTAACTTGTCAGCTTTCAATGAAAGGTTGCAATTCATCGCAGAAGTTTGCATATTTCACAg TATTGCTGAGGACAAGGTTATTTTTCCAGCAGTAGATGGAAAATTTTCTTTCCGCAAAGAGCATGCTGAAGAAGAAAGCCAATTTAATGACTTCCGTTCTTTAATTGAAAGTATTCAAAGTGAAGGAGCAACATCTAGTTCAGAAACTGAATTTTATTCAACATTGTGTTCACATGCTGATCATATACTGGAAACAATACAGAGGCATTTCCATAATGAAGAAGTTCAG GTTCTTCCTCTTGCACGGAAGCACTTTAGCTTCAAAAGGCAACGTGAACTTCTCTATCAAAGCTTATGCATGATGCCATTAAAGTTGATTGAGCGTGTCCTGCCATGGTTGACTAGTTCGTTAACTGAAGATGAAGCACAGatgtttttgaaaaacatgCAATTGGCAG CTCCAACAATAGATTCTGCTTTAGTCACACTGTTCTGTGGTTGGGCTTGCAAGGCTCGTAAAGATGGTCTGTGTTTGTCTTCTAGTGTGTCAGGCTGCTGTCCTGCCCAGAGAATTACtgatattgaagaaaatatTGTTCAATCTTCGTGTCCTGCTTCTGCATATTCAGGTAGAGATTGCTCAGTATTTGCCGAATCAGATGGGACCCAGCAAAGATCAGTGGAGCAAAACATACTGGAGGTGCACAATGAAGATGTCTCTGAAGTTTCAGAAAGTGAAAGTATTCACAAACGATGTTGCAGTTCGCGGTCTTGTTGTGTACCAGCATTAGGAGTCAGCAGGAACAATTTGGGGCTGGGTTCACTCACTACGACCAAGTCCTTACGCTCTTTGTCTTTCACTGCTTCTGCTCCGTCCATTAATTCTAGTCTTTTTGTATGGGAAACTGACAACAGCTCATGTGATGTTGGCTCTACAGAAAGACCAATAGATACCATATTTAAATTCCATAAAGCCATACGCAAAGACCTGGAGTATTTGGACATTGAATCTGGAAAGCTTTGTGATGGTGATGAAACAATCATTCGGCAATTTAGTGGAAGGTTTCGGCTTTTGTGGGGTTTATATAGAGCTCATAGTAATGCTGAAGATGATATAGTATTTCCTGCACTTGAATCCAAAGAGACACTTCATAATGTGAGCCATTCCTACACATTGGATCATAAGCAGGAGGAAAAATTATTTGAAGATATTTCCTGTGTTCTTTCTGAGCTTTCTGTCCTTCATGAAGTCTTGCAGAGGACCCACATGTCAgcagatttaagtgaaaatagTTTTGGAATTCCTGATGCCAATGATAGGGATAATGTGAAAAAGTACAATGAGCTTGCTACTAAGCTGCAAGGGATGTGCAAATCTATTAGAGTAACCCTAGATCAACATATTTTTAGAGAAGAGCTTGAGCTTTGGCCACTGTTCGGAAAACATTTCACTGTGGAAGAACAAGACAAGATAGTTGGCCGGATAATTGGAACTACAGGTGCTGAAGTTCTCCAATCAATGTTACCATGGGTAACTTCTGCACTTACAGAGGATGAACAGAGCAAAATGATGGACACATGGAAACAGGCAACCAAAAACACCATGTTCAATGAATGGCTAAATGAATGCTTGAAAGAAAGTCCTGTATCTACAACACAGGCAGAAGCTTCAGAGCGTAGCACTTCTCAAAGAG GTGGTGATTATCAAGAAAGCTTGAACCTGAATGACCAGATGTTCAAGCCAGGTTGGAAAGACATTTTCAGGATGAATCAGAATGAACTTGAGTCAGAGATCCGGAAGGTCTATCGTGATTCTACTCTTGATCCAAGGAGAAAGGCGTATCTTGTGCAGAATCTAATGACTAG TCGCTGGATAGCTGCCCAACAGAAGTTACCCAAGGCTCCATCTGGGGAATCATCCAGTAAACAAATAGAAGGATGCTCACCTTCTTTTCGGGACCCAGAGAAACATATATTTGGTTGTGAGCACTATAAGCGAAATTGCAAGCTTCGAGCTGCTTGTTGCGGCAAGTTATTTACTTGCAGATTTTGTCATGATAATGCAAGCGATCACTCAATGGATAG AAAAGCAACAATGGAAATGATGTGTATGCAGTGCCTGACTATACAGCCTGTTGGGTCTGTATGCATGTCTCCTCAATGTAATGGACTTACAATGGCAAAGTACTATTGCAACATTTGCAAATTCTTTGATGATGAAAG GAATGTTTATCACTGCCCTTTTTGCAATATATGCCGTGTTGGACAAGGGCTTGgaattgattattttcattgtaTGAAGTGCAATTGTTGCCTGGGGATAAAATCTGCCTCTCATAAGTGCCTGGAGAAAGGTTTAGAAATGAACTGTCCAATTTGCTGTGATGACTTGTTCACATCAAGCGCAACAGTGAGAGCTTTACCGTGTGGGCATTACATGCATTCATCTTGCTTTCAG GCATACACTTGCAGCCACTACACGTGTCCAATCTGCAGCAAATCATTGGGAGATATGGCG GTTTACTTCGGTATGCTTGATGCTTTATTGGCTGCTGAGGAGCTTCCTGAAGAGTACAGGGACCGCTATCAG GATATACTCTGCCATGACTGTGACCAAAAGGGCACTTCACGCTTCCACTGGCTATATCACAAATGTGGTTCTTGTGGCTCATACAATACCCGGGTAATCAAGAGTGAGGCAACAAATTCTAGCTGCCATTAG